A single genomic interval of Nitratidesulfovibrio sp. SRB-5 harbors:
- the ehuB gene encoding ectoine/hydroxyectoine ABC transporter substrate-binding protein EhuB: protein MPRFPRSAPSLLGVIAVVCAVTPLLYALLELPDPDNAAWRGGTIRVGYALEPPYAYLTPEGTVTGEAPEVARAALTRAGITRVRWVLGDFNALIPDLLAGHIDMIAAGMFITPDRTARVAFSLPTSSVGQGLLVRRGNPRGLHDYASLAERSDVTLAVLDGAVEHRQLLLLGMPAERLFPVADAHAGMTAVRKGRVDGLALSGPTVVLLARQHPEELESAHPFAQPVINGKSVAGLCAFAFRKEDAPLADRVNEQLRAFIGTPEHLALVRPFGFDGSTLPPWSVPGTPHGQDGRNGPGPGQ from the coding sequence ATGCCCAGATTTCCCCGCTCCGCCCCCTCGTTGCTCGGCGTCATCGCCGTGGTCTGCGCGGTGACGCCCCTGCTCTACGCGCTGCTGGAACTGCCCGACCCGGACAATGCGGCATGGCGTGGGGGCACCATTCGGGTGGGCTACGCCCTTGAACCCCCGTACGCCTACCTCACCCCGGAAGGCACCGTGACCGGCGAGGCCCCGGAAGTGGCCCGCGCCGCGCTGACCCGCGCGGGCATCACCCGGGTGCGCTGGGTGCTCGGCGACTTCAACGCCCTGATCCCGGACCTGCTGGCCGGGCATATCGACATGATCGCGGCGGGCATGTTCATCACGCCCGACAGGACCGCCCGCGTCGCCTTTTCGCTGCCCACCAGCTCCGTGGGGCAGGGGCTGCTGGTGCGGCGCGGCAACCCGCGCGGCCTGCACGACTACGCATCCCTTGCCGAGCGCAGCGATGTCACCCTTGCCGTGCTGGACGGTGCGGTGGAACATCGCCAGTTGCTGCTGCTGGGTATGCCCGCCGAAAGGCTGTTCCCCGTGGCCGATGCGCACGCGGGCATGACCGCCGTGCGCAAGGGCCGCGTGGACGGTCTGGCCCTTTCCGGCCCCACGGTGGTACTGTTGGCCCGACAGCACCCCGAAGAACTGGAGTCCGCGCATCCCTTCGCCCAGCCGGTCATCAACGGCAAATCCGTGGCCGGGTTGTGCGCCTTTGCCTTTCGCAAGGAGGACGCACCCCTCGCGGACAGGGTGAACGAGCAGTTGCGCGCCTTCATCGGCACACCGGAGCACCTTGCCCTGGTGCGGCCCTTCGGCTTTGATGGTTCCACCCTGCCCCCCTGGTCCGTTCCCGGCACGCCGCACGGGCAGGACGGACGAAACGGGCCAGGCCCCGGCCAGTGA
- a CDS encoding PAS domain S-box protein — MTRRPAISQSRNIAIAGGIMALVCSGILLLWVNHGWHASLRGFLPVVKALRIARADLLKGQLAAERQLAGDADIPPGIHGAYFEQGAGRLYDAVDELLAPGGSALPALSAIRPFQEDAPEMLVAQLRIYADGISALNRTTNARLAAPRGEHPLLVLEQRRAFTELDRLGDALERSVFSRFVEDAERQSRLTRVVFVLWMIFLCGLTLLFKIAADRRRAAEMALVDSEERWQFALEGPGDGVWDWNIRTGQVFLSPRWKGLLGYEENEIGTSPREWEGRVHPDDRQRVQADMDMHLSGATDTYQSEYRMRRKDGAYIWVLARGRVMSLAEDGTPLRFVGTHSDITARRQAEEALRASRENLAVTLRSIGDAVMATDRAGRITLMNPVAERLTGWPFAAAKGRHIGEVFVIVAGRTRDPVPDPVAQAVGTGKVVELTNDTLLLARDGAEYQIADSAAPIHDAAGEITGAVLVFTDVSAQYAARRQLLASERQFRAAIEEAPVPVMIHDEDGTVLALNRSWCEFSGYTPGDVPTLARWEELAMQGEPVHVADADADAGPGGQQDGLDGQGGQGGQAPGRAADQTSSITAGGTTAGGTGHPTSDTDTLYALGARRADGEHPVTCADGSARVWDFSSAPLGSLPDGRRAVIRMAVDVTGRKEAEAALLREKGAAEAANLAKSEFLANMSHEIRTPLNGALGMLQLLHTTTLDDEQQDYLTSAITSARRLTQLLSDVLDLSRVEAGRLALRAAPFALEGVAGSIRDIFLLPAREKELELDIRLDPRLPARLVGDEARLRQIAFNLVGNAIKFTDTGSVTVELTPLGLPPAARTAGNAADDATGGPAGNTPAHRPAQLRLLLEVRDTGIGIPESHLERIFEPFSQLDGSHVRRHGGAGLGLSIVRRLVALMGGELSLESTPGTGTTIFISLPFGALWDADGADRAPARGPFALPDATGPTGTNESGTAVGHDDAGGSDGGMAMPARHADVSALPRGMARSGKDHAGLRGATPAQQAEPVPANAAPPEYQAGLHVLLVEDDAVNQLAVRRMLEKSGMTVTLATDGQQALDALHHAAFDCVVMDVQMPVMDGLTATRAIRTDPAFSARAAIPVVAMTAHAMVGDRESFLEAGMDDYVSKPVEMSGLRQAILRAMQARHGSSK; from the coding sequence ATGACCAGACGCCCCGCCATCTCGCAGAGCCGCAACATCGCCATCGCCGGAGGCATCATGGCGCTGGTCTGCTCGGGCATCCTGCTGCTGTGGGTGAACCACGGCTGGCACGCCAGCCTGCGTGGTTTTCTGCCGGTGGTGAAGGCGCTGCGCATCGCCAGGGCCGACCTGCTGAAGGGCCAGCTGGCCGCCGAGCGCCAGTTGGCGGGCGACGCCGACATTCCCCCCGGCATCCACGGCGCCTACTTCGAACAGGGAGCAGGCAGGCTGTACGATGCCGTTGACGAACTGCTGGCCCCCGGCGGCAGCGCCCTGCCCGCCCTTTCGGCCATCCGGCCCTTTCAGGAGGACGCCCCGGAAATGCTGGTGGCCCAGTTGCGCATCTACGCAGACGGCATCAGCGCCCTCAACCGCACCACCAACGCCCGGCTCGCGGCCCCGCGCGGAGAACATCCCCTGCTGGTGCTGGAGCAGCGCCGCGCCTTCACCGAACTGGACCGGCTGGGCGATGCGCTGGAGCGCAGCGTGTTCTCCCGCTTCGTGGAGGACGCCGAGCGCCAGAGCCGCCTGACCCGCGTGGTCTTCGTGCTGTGGATGATCTTTCTGTGCGGGCTTACCCTGCTGTTCAAGATCGCCGCCGACCGCCGCCGCGCCGCCGAAATGGCCCTGGTGGACAGCGAAGAGCGCTGGCAGTTTGCCCTGGAGGGCCCCGGAGACGGTGTGTGGGACTGGAACATCCGCACCGGCCAGGTGTTCCTGTCCCCCCGCTGGAAGGGGCTGCTGGGCTACGAAGAAAACGAGATAGGCACCTCGCCCCGCGAATGGGAAGGCCGCGTCCACCCCGACGACAGGCAGCGGGTGCAGGCCGACATGGACATGCATCTTTCCGGCGCCACCGACACCTACCAGTCGGAATACCGCATGCGGCGCAAGGACGGCGCTTACATCTGGGTGCTGGCCCGCGGCAGGGTGATGTCCCTGGCGGAAGACGGCACGCCGCTGCGCTTCGTGGGCACCCATTCCGACATCACCGCCCGCCGCCAGGCCGAGGAAGCCCTGCGCGCCAGCCGCGAAAACCTGGCCGTCACCCTGCGCTCCATCGGCGATGCGGTGATGGCCACCGACCGGGCCGGACGCATCACCCTGATGAACCCGGTGGCCGAGCGGCTGACCGGCTGGCCCTTTGCCGCCGCCAAAGGGCGGCACATCGGAGAAGTCTTCGTCATCGTGGCGGGCCGCACGCGTGACCCCGTGCCCGACCCGGTGGCGCAGGCGGTAGGCACCGGCAAGGTGGTGGAACTGACCAACGACACCCTGCTGCTGGCCCGCGACGGCGCGGAATACCAGATCGCGGACAGTGCCGCCCCCATCCACGACGCGGCGGGCGAAATCACCGGCGCGGTGCTGGTGTTCACCGACGTCAGCGCCCAGTACGCGGCGCGCCGCCAGTTGCTGGCCAGCGAGCGGCAGTTCCGCGCGGCCATCGAGGAAGCGCCCGTGCCGGTGATGATCCACGACGAGGACGGCACCGTGCTGGCCCTGAACCGCAGCTGGTGCGAATTTTCCGGCTACACCCCCGGCGACGTGCCCACCCTGGCCCGCTGGGAAGAACTGGCCATGCAGGGCGAGCCGGTGCACGTGGCCGATGCGGATGCGGACGCGGGCCCTGGTGGCCAACAGGACGGACTGGACGGACAGGGCGGGCAGGGCGGGCAGGCACCCGGCAGGGCAGCCGACCAGACCAGCAGCATCACGGCGGGCGGCACCACGGCGGGCGGCACCGGCCACCCCACCAGCGATACCGACACGCTGTACGCCCTTGGCGCACGCAGGGCCGACGGCGAACACCCGGTGACCTGCGCCGACGGCTCGGCCAGGGTGTGGGACTTCAGTTCCGCCCCGCTGGGCTCGCTGCCCGATGGCCGCCGCGCGGTGATTCGCATGGCCGTGGACGTTACCGGGCGCAAGGAAGCGGAAGCCGCCCTGCTGCGCGAAAAGGGCGCGGCGGAAGCCGCCAACCTGGCCAAGTCCGAATTCCTGGCCAACATGAGCCACGAAATACGCACCCCGCTCAACGGCGCGCTGGGCATGCTGCAACTGCTGCACACCACCACCCTGGACGACGAGCAGCAGGACTACCTGACCAGCGCCATCACCTCGGCCCGGCGGCTTACCCAGCTGCTGTCCGACGTGCTGGACCTTTCGCGGGTGGAAGCGGGCAGGCTGGCCCTGCGCGCCGCGCCCTTCGCGCTGGAAGGGGTGGCCGGGTCCATCCGCGACATCTTTCTGCTGCCCGCGCGCGAAAAGGAACTGGAACTGGACATCCGGCTGGACCCGCGCCTGCCCGCGCGACTGGTGGGCGACGAGGCCCGGCTGCGCCAGATCGCCTTCAACCTGGTGGGCAACGCCATAAAATTCACCGATACGGGCTCGGTGACCGTGGAACTGACCCCGCTGGGCCTGCCCCCGGCTGCGCGCACCGCCGGGAACGCAGCAGACGACGCGACCGGCGGCCCGGCGGGAAACACCCCGGCCCACCGGCCCGCCCAGCTGCGCCTGCTGCTGGAGGTGCGCGACACCGGCATCGGCATTCCGGAATCGCATCTGGAACGCATTTTCGAGCCGTTCAGCCAGCTGGACGGCTCGCACGTGCGGCGGCACGGCGGGGCGGGGCTGGGCCTGTCCATCGTGCGGCGGCTGGTGGCCCTGATGGGCGGCGAACTTTCGCTGGAAAGCACGCCGGGGACAGGCACCACCATCTTCATCTCGCTGCCCTTTGGCGCCTTGTGGGATGCCGACGGCGCGGACCGGGCACCCGCGCGCGGGCCGTTCGCCCTGCCGGACGCCACCGGCCCCACCGGAACGAACGAATCCGGCACGGCAGTCGGACATGACGACGCCGGCGGCAGTGACGGCGGGATGGCCATGCCCGCCCGCCACGCCGATGTTTCCGCCCTGCCCCGGGGCATGGCACGGTCCGGCAAGGACCATGCCGGGCTGCGCGGCGCAACGCCCGCGCAGCAGGCGGAACCGGTCCCCGCCAACGCCGCGCCGCCGGAATACCAGGCCGGGCTGCATGTGCTGCTGGTGGAGGACGATGCCGTGAACCAGCTTGCCGTGCGGCGCATGCTGGAAAAGTCGGGCATGACGGTAACCCTGGCCACCGACGGCCAGCAGGCGCTGGACGCCCTGCACCACGCCGCGTTCGACTGCGTGGTCATGGACGTGCAGATGCCGGTCATGGACGGGCTGACGGCCACCCGCGCCATCCGCACAGACCCGGCCTTCTCCGCCCGCGCGGCCATACCCGTGGTGGCCATGACCGCCCACGCCATGGTGGGCGACCGCGAATCCTTCCTGGAAGCGGGCATGGACGACTACGTATCGAAACCCGTGGAAATGAGCGGACTGCGGCAGGCCATCCTGCGCGCCATGCAGGCGCGGCACGGCTCATCGAAATAG